In Drosophila yakuba strain Tai18E2 chromosome 2R, Prin_Dyak_Tai18E2_2.1, whole genome shotgun sequence, a single genomic region encodes these proteins:
- the LOC6530931 gene encoding WD repeat-containing protein 19 isoform X1: MSFEKILYKYEEPHGIGDVYFIWQKALLATTGTDGSVALYNRQGQLVQRIILSGLCSGFAWDQEGDLLGIITSGSPNITLWDYNSQEKISVETGLRDPLTCILWSKQQQLLAVGTGRGNLAIYNHRSGKRPTPVLGKHSKRITCGAWSAQNLLALGSEDKSFSLSNEDGDTVRVVQLRDAPTDMYFAEMANDERIAGDNAISMIIGKRTLFLYYLPEPENPTELGFQSRYGSLMQHKWFGDGYILLGFSNGHVVAISTHPKDVGQELWQVKNHKDSLTGLAYCPTLDIVASCGDDSSIKIHSITNLQETERIITVPDHAGVQMIDWSPDGQLLAVTTNHGTVYIYVTKLPHLFAVSAPRIVLLSSLAEVSIYVYAPDKTKSLPFRLPLEGEPTFMAVGPYNFAAGIEKHVWFYDLGKSLGEEPRGLSERDFPRNVESMKLNADYCAALCPPQLILQAIAADNPNCKDKLQAVFPTALPNMPIDAVITCFALSQELLIFATDIGHLVFYSLEKWDSCTIYRHSMGIRQLFMDIEGTKVIFIDDHSQGYVFLPVVEEALLIPDIPKQCLGCLWDLTQPNIFISYDARIVNTHIFVRHSVQGTHTLMVGESKLNPGQFPLLLCGGEMALHIDGGQYATQSLSTHVVNPSNSQAANLQVLLKLRNYDEAYKVCKQMNQSSAWREFGEQAISDLEPDIAIRAYRQLGDAALVNALSELRYVEDLDMLIGCCCTLLAQYDQAKEHMLKGVYTRAALDLCRDLLQWDQALLLAHKNDPLEVPYIAREYAQQLEFNGNYTDALYHYEKGYKEDLINSKETETDALMDRSPEYEEHVRLCKMGIARTSIRAGDFRRGIQYAVELEDQQLLFDCAELLATVGHLTEAAGLYERGGFYDEACGHYIALKMWNKANNILPKVKSTKLHAAYAKAKENDGHYEEAIRSYRIAGDLDACVRIYLDHLCDPHAASEIVLESRSMDSAKLLAKFYQKIGDVEQALQFLVICGCVEEAFALAQRHNKLRRHGELLERYENAKSSDYLALAHYFEGEKYTLLAGKYYFLAREFTKALRFLLKASAFNNEEQVSLSLAIDCVATSNNEQLASQIIEFLLGEVDGVPKDPRYLFRLYMARKHYKDAAKTAVIIANQEQIAGNYKSARDLLYSMYQELRRNNLSVTAEMRHQFILLHRYTLVRIHVKLGNHLLAAKLLVQVAACISQFPEHIIPILTSTVIECHRAGLKKSAFTYASTLMRPDYRNQLDPRYSKKIESIVRKAPKGIKQLRDEIDDETMECPICDSNLANMEVTCYSCKTTLPICIATGQHIIKQLMTSCPQCDFLCFRAEMENILSENGECPMCGENVAPEQLLDVEDIRPYILAAS; this comes from the exons ATGTCCTTTGAAAAGATCCTCTACAAATATGAGGAACCGCATGGCATCGGAGATGTGTACTTCATTTGGCAGAAGGCTTTGCTGGCCACAACTGGAACCGATGGATCAGTGGCCCTGTACAATCGGCAGGGCCAACTGGTGCAGCGCATCATACTGTCGGG GCTGTGTTCGGGTTTCGCTTGGGACCAGGAGGGCGACCTGCTGGGCATCATAACCAGCGGCTCCCCAAACATAACGCTATGGGACTACAACAGCCAGGAGAAGATCAGTGTGGAGACGGGCCTACGAGATCCGCTCACCTGCATTCTGTGGTccaagcagcaacaactactGGCCGTGGGCACTGGACGCGGAAACCTGGCCATCTATAACCACCGCAGTGGAAAGCGACCCACACCGGTGTTGGGCAAGCACAGCAAACGCATCACATGCGGCGCCTGGTCGGCACAGAATCTGTTGGCTCTCGGTTCGGAGGACAAGAGTTTCTCCTTGAGCAACGAGGATGGCGACACAGTGCGCGTGGTCCAACTAAGAGATGCACCCACCGACATGTACTTCGCCGAAATGGCCAACGACGAGCGTATTGCGGGTGACAATGCCATCAGCATGATCATCGGCAAGCGCACTCTGTTCCTCTACTATCTGCCTGAGCCGGAGAATCCTACAGAGCTGGGCTTCCAGAGTCGCTACGGATCGCTGATGCAGCACAAGTGGTTTGGCGATGGGTATATTCTACTGGGCTTTTCCAACGGACATGTTGTGGCCATCTCCACGCATCCCAAGGACGTCGGCCAGGAGCTGTGGCAGGTGAAGAACCACAAGGACAGCTTGACCGGATTGGCCTACTGCCCTACTTTAGATATAGTTGCCTCCTGCGGAGATGACAG CAGCATTAAGATTCATTCAATAACGAATCTCCAGGAGACGGAACGTATCATTACCGTGCCCGATCACGCAGGTGTTCAGATGATCGATTGGTCGCCCGATGGCCAACTATTGGCGGTTACAACGAACCATGGTACTGTGTACATCTATGTGACCAAGTTGCCACATCTCTTCGCCGTCTCCGCACCTCGAATTGTGCTGTTGAGCAGTCTCGCCGAGGTGTCCATCTATGTTTACGCACCGGACAAGACAAAGTCGCTGCCTTTCCGCTTGCCTCTGGAGGGGGAGCCCACTTTCATGGCTGTGGGACCTTATAACTTTGCTGCAGGAATCGAAAAGCACGTATGGTTCTATGATCTCGGCAAGAGTTTGGGCGAGGAGCCACGTGGACTAAGCGAACGCGATTTTCCGCGCAACGTGGAGAGCATGAAACTGAATGCGGACTACTGTGCCGCTCTGTGTCCACCGCAGCTTATCCTTCAGGCCATAGCCGCCGATAATCCAAACTGCAAGGACAAACTGCAGGCGGTTTTTCCAACGGCTCTGCCCAATATGCCCATTGATGCGGTGATCACGTGCTTTGCACTTAGCCAGGAGCTTCTGATATTTGCAACAGAT ATTGGACACCTGGTGTTCTATTCCCTTGAAAAATGGGACAGCTGCACAATCTACAGGCACAGTATGGGCATTAGGCAGCTCTTCATGGACATCGAGGGCACCAAGGTCATATTTATAGATGATCATTCCCAGGGCTATGTTTTCCTGCCCGTTGTCGAGGAGGCCTTGCTCATTCCGGACATTCCCAAACAATGCCTTGGCTGCCTTTGGGATCTCACGCAGCCGAATATCTTCATCAGCTACGATGCTAGGATCGTTAATACGCACATCTTTGTGCGACACTCTGTACAGGGGACACACACCTTGATGGTGGGTGAATCTAAGCTGAATCCGGGTCAATTTCCTTTGCTGCTCTGCGGCGGGGAAATGGCTTTACATATTGATGGTGGCCAGTATGCCACTCAATCACTCAGTACCCACGTCGTGAATCCCAGCAACAGTCAGGCAGCAAATCTTCAGGTGCTTCTGAAGCTAAGGAACTACGATGAAGCCTACAAGGTGTGTAAGCAGATGAATCAGAGCAGCGCCTGGCGTGAATTTGGAGAGCAGGCCATTTCAGATTTGGAACCGGATATAG CCATTCGAGCATACCGCCAGCTTGGTGATGCTGCCCTGGTAAATGCTTTGAGTGAGCTGCGCTACGTGGAAGATCTGGACATGCTTATCGGCTGCTGTTGTACACTTTTGGCGCAGTACGATCAGGCCAAGGAGCATATGCTGAAGGGGGTTTACACAAGAGCAGCTCTGGACCTCTGTCGGGATCTTCTGCAATGGGATCAGGCGCTGCTTCTGGCCCACAAAAACGATCCACTAGAGGTGCCTTATATAGCCAGGGAGTACGCCCAACAATTGGAGTTCAA TGGCAACTATACAGATGCTCTTTACCACTACGAGAAGGGCTACAAGGAGGACTTAATCAACAGCAAGGAGACTGAAACGGATGCTTTAATGGATCGTTCTCCCGAATATGAGGAGCATGTGCGCCTCTGCAAAATGGGCATTGCAAGAACCTCTATCAGAGCGGGAGACTTCAGACGTGGG ATTCAATATGCTGTGGAGCTGGAAGATCAGCAGCTTTTGTTTGACTGCGCCGAACTGTTGGCCACCGTGGGACATCTTACCGAGGCAGCGGGATTGTATGAGCGTGGTGGTTTCTATGATGAGGCCTGTGGCCACTACATTGCCCTAAAGATGTGGAACAAGGCCAATAACATTCTACCCAAGGTGAAAAGCACCAAACTGCATGCCGCCTATGCCAAGGCAAAGGAAAACGATGGCCACTATGAAGAAGCTATACGGAGCTATCGTATTGCGGGCGACTTGGATGCCTGTGTTAGGATCTATCTGGACCACCTGTGCGATCCACATGCAGCCTCTGAAATTGTTTTGGAGTCGCGTTCCATGGACTCGGCCaagctgctggccaagttTTACCAGAAGATTGGCGATGTAGAGCAGGCTCTCCAGTTCCTCGTCATCTGCGGCTGCGTAGAGGAGGCCTTCGCCCTTGCCCAGCGACACAACAAGTTAAGACGACACGGAGAGCTCTTGGAGCGCTATGAGAATGCCAAGTCCTCCGATTATCTCGCACTGGCACATTATTTTGAGGGTGAAAAGTATACTCTCCTTGCGGGCAAGTATTACTTCCTGGCTAGGGAATTTACCAAAGCCTTGAGATTTCTGCTGAAAGCATCGGCATTCAACAACGAGGAGCAGGTATCGCTATCGCTGGCCATTGACTGTGTGGCCACGTCGAACAACGAACAGTTGGCCTCCCAGATAATCGAGTTTCTGTTGGGCGAAGTAGATGGCGTACCCAAAGACCCACGCTATCTCTTTCGTTTGTACATGGCAAGGAAGCACTACAAGGATGCCGCAAAGACGGCGGTTATTATCGCAAATCAGGAACAGATCGCTGGAAATTACAAGTCGGCTAGGGATCTGTTGTACTCCATGTACCAGGAACTTCGTCGAAATAATCTTTCCGTCACGGCTGAGATGAGGCATCAGTTTATTTTACTACATCGCTACACCTTGGTGCGAATCCACGTCAAACTGGGCAATCATTTGCTGGCCGCCAAGCTGCTCGTCCAAGTAGCCGCCTGTATATCCCAGTTTCCGGAAC ATATCATTCCCATTCTCACCTCCACGGTAATTGAGTGTCATCGAGCTGGCCTAAAGAAGTCGGCGTTTACCTACGCCTCCACATTGATGCGTCCGGATTATCGGAATCAATTGGATCCCCGGTATTCGAAGAAGATCGAATCGATTGTCCGCAAGGCTCCCAAGGGCATCAAACAGTTGCGGGATGAGATCGATGACGAAACCATGGAGTGTCCCATTTGCGACTCGAACCTGGCCAATATGGAGGTGACCTGCTACAGCTGCAAGACCACACTGCCCATCTGCATTGCCACTGGGCAGCACATCATCAAGCAACTGATGACCTCCTGTCCGCAATGcgattttctttgttttcgcGCAGAGATGGAGAA TATTCTGTCGGAAAATGGAGAGTGTCCTATGTGCGGCGAGAACGTGGCTCCGGAGCAGCTCCTGGATGTGGAGGACATAAGGCCGTACATTCTGGCAGCCTCTTAA
- the LOC6530931 gene encoding WD repeat-containing protein 19 isoform X2, whose protein sequence is MSFEKILYKYEEPHGIGDVYFIWQKALLATTGTDGSVALYNRQGQLVQRIILSGLCSGFAWDQEGDLLGIITSGSPNITLWDYNSQEKISVETGLRDPLTCILWSKQQQLLAVGTGRGNLAIYNHRSGKRPTPVLGKHSKRITCGAWSAQNLLALGSEDKSFSLSNEDGDTVRVVQLRDAPTDMYFAEMANDERIAGDNAISMIIGKRTLFLYYLPEPENPTELGFQSRYGSLMQHKWFGDGYILLGFSNGHVVAISTHPKDVGQELWQVKNHKDSLTGLAYCPTLDIVASCGDDSIKIHSITNLQETERIITVPDHAGVQMIDWSPDGQLLAVTTNHGTVYIYVTKLPHLFAVSAPRIVLLSSLAEVSIYVYAPDKTKSLPFRLPLEGEPTFMAVGPYNFAAGIEKHVWFYDLGKSLGEEPRGLSERDFPRNVESMKLNADYCAALCPPQLILQAIAADNPNCKDKLQAVFPTALPNMPIDAVITCFALSQELLIFATDIGHLVFYSLEKWDSCTIYRHSMGIRQLFMDIEGTKVIFIDDHSQGYVFLPVVEEALLIPDIPKQCLGCLWDLTQPNIFISYDARIVNTHIFVRHSVQGTHTLMVGESKLNPGQFPLLLCGGEMALHIDGGQYATQSLSTHVVNPSNSQAANLQVLLKLRNYDEAYKVCKQMNQSSAWREFGEQAISDLEPDIAIRAYRQLGDAALVNALSELRYVEDLDMLIGCCCTLLAQYDQAKEHMLKGVYTRAALDLCRDLLQWDQALLLAHKNDPLEVPYIAREYAQQLEFNGNYTDALYHYEKGYKEDLINSKETETDALMDRSPEYEEHVRLCKMGIARTSIRAGDFRRGIQYAVELEDQQLLFDCAELLATVGHLTEAAGLYERGGFYDEACGHYIALKMWNKANNILPKVKSTKLHAAYAKAKENDGHYEEAIRSYRIAGDLDACVRIYLDHLCDPHAASEIVLESRSMDSAKLLAKFYQKIGDVEQALQFLVICGCVEEAFALAQRHNKLRRHGELLERYENAKSSDYLALAHYFEGEKYTLLAGKYYFLAREFTKALRFLLKASAFNNEEQVSLSLAIDCVATSNNEQLASQIIEFLLGEVDGVPKDPRYLFRLYMARKHYKDAAKTAVIIANQEQIAGNYKSARDLLYSMYQELRRNNLSVTAEMRHQFILLHRYTLVRIHVKLGNHLLAAKLLVQVAACISQFPEHIIPILTSTVIECHRAGLKKSAFTYASTLMRPDYRNQLDPRYSKKIESIVRKAPKGIKQLRDEIDDETMECPICDSNLANMEVTCYSCKTTLPICIATGQHIIKQLMTSCPQCDFLCFRAEMENILSENGECPMCGENVAPEQLLDVEDIRPYILAAS, encoded by the exons ATGTCCTTTGAAAAGATCCTCTACAAATATGAGGAACCGCATGGCATCGGAGATGTGTACTTCATTTGGCAGAAGGCTTTGCTGGCCACAACTGGAACCGATGGATCAGTGGCCCTGTACAATCGGCAGGGCCAACTGGTGCAGCGCATCATACTGTCGGG GCTGTGTTCGGGTTTCGCTTGGGACCAGGAGGGCGACCTGCTGGGCATCATAACCAGCGGCTCCCCAAACATAACGCTATGGGACTACAACAGCCAGGAGAAGATCAGTGTGGAGACGGGCCTACGAGATCCGCTCACCTGCATTCTGTGGTccaagcagcaacaactactGGCCGTGGGCACTGGACGCGGAAACCTGGCCATCTATAACCACCGCAGTGGAAAGCGACCCACACCGGTGTTGGGCAAGCACAGCAAACGCATCACATGCGGCGCCTGGTCGGCACAGAATCTGTTGGCTCTCGGTTCGGAGGACAAGAGTTTCTCCTTGAGCAACGAGGATGGCGACACAGTGCGCGTGGTCCAACTAAGAGATGCACCCACCGACATGTACTTCGCCGAAATGGCCAACGACGAGCGTATTGCGGGTGACAATGCCATCAGCATGATCATCGGCAAGCGCACTCTGTTCCTCTACTATCTGCCTGAGCCGGAGAATCCTACAGAGCTGGGCTTCCAGAGTCGCTACGGATCGCTGATGCAGCACAAGTGGTTTGGCGATGGGTATATTCTACTGGGCTTTTCCAACGGACATGTTGTGGCCATCTCCACGCATCCCAAGGACGTCGGCCAGGAGCTGTGGCAGGTGAAGAACCACAAGGACAGCTTGACCGGATTGGCCTACTGCCCTACTTTAGATATAGTTGCCTCCTGCGGAGATGACAG CATTAAGATTCATTCAATAACGAATCTCCAGGAGACGGAACGTATCATTACCGTGCCCGATCACGCAGGTGTTCAGATGATCGATTGGTCGCCCGATGGCCAACTATTGGCGGTTACAACGAACCATGGTACTGTGTACATCTATGTGACCAAGTTGCCACATCTCTTCGCCGTCTCCGCACCTCGAATTGTGCTGTTGAGCAGTCTCGCCGAGGTGTCCATCTATGTTTACGCACCGGACAAGACAAAGTCGCTGCCTTTCCGCTTGCCTCTGGAGGGGGAGCCCACTTTCATGGCTGTGGGACCTTATAACTTTGCTGCAGGAATCGAAAAGCACGTATGGTTCTATGATCTCGGCAAGAGTTTGGGCGAGGAGCCACGTGGACTAAGCGAACGCGATTTTCCGCGCAACGTGGAGAGCATGAAACTGAATGCGGACTACTGTGCCGCTCTGTGTCCACCGCAGCTTATCCTTCAGGCCATAGCCGCCGATAATCCAAACTGCAAGGACAAACTGCAGGCGGTTTTTCCAACGGCTCTGCCCAATATGCCCATTGATGCGGTGATCACGTGCTTTGCACTTAGCCAGGAGCTTCTGATATTTGCAACAGAT ATTGGACACCTGGTGTTCTATTCCCTTGAAAAATGGGACAGCTGCACAATCTACAGGCACAGTATGGGCATTAGGCAGCTCTTCATGGACATCGAGGGCACCAAGGTCATATTTATAGATGATCATTCCCAGGGCTATGTTTTCCTGCCCGTTGTCGAGGAGGCCTTGCTCATTCCGGACATTCCCAAACAATGCCTTGGCTGCCTTTGGGATCTCACGCAGCCGAATATCTTCATCAGCTACGATGCTAGGATCGTTAATACGCACATCTTTGTGCGACACTCTGTACAGGGGACACACACCTTGATGGTGGGTGAATCTAAGCTGAATCCGGGTCAATTTCCTTTGCTGCTCTGCGGCGGGGAAATGGCTTTACATATTGATGGTGGCCAGTATGCCACTCAATCACTCAGTACCCACGTCGTGAATCCCAGCAACAGTCAGGCAGCAAATCTTCAGGTGCTTCTGAAGCTAAGGAACTACGATGAAGCCTACAAGGTGTGTAAGCAGATGAATCAGAGCAGCGCCTGGCGTGAATTTGGAGAGCAGGCCATTTCAGATTTGGAACCGGATATAG CCATTCGAGCATACCGCCAGCTTGGTGATGCTGCCCTGGTAAATGCTTTGAGTGAGCTGCGCTACGTGGAAGATCTGGACATGCTTATCGGCTGCTGTTGTACACTTTTGGCGCAGTACGATCAGGCCAAGGAGCATATGCTGAAGGGGGTTTACACAAGAGCAGCTCTGGACCTCTGTCGGGATCTTCTGCAATGGGATCAGGCGCTGCTTCTGGCCCACAAAAACGATCCACTAGAGGTGCCTTATATAGCCAGGGAGTACGCCCAACAATTGGAGTTCAA TGGCAACTATACAGATGCTCTTTACCACTACGAGAAGGGCTACAAGGAGGACTTAATCAACAGCAAGGAGACTGAAACGGATGCTTTAATGGATCGTTCTCCCGAATATGAGGAGCATGTGCGCCTCTGCAAAATGGGCATTGCAAGAACCTCTATCAGAGCGGGAGACTTCAGACGTGGG ATTCAATATGCTGTGGAGCTGGAAGATCAGCAGCTTTTGTTTGACTGCGCCGAACTGTTGGCCACCGTGGGACATCTTACCGAGGCAGCGGGATTGTATGAGCGTGGTGGTTTCTATGATGAGGCCTGTGGCCACTACATTGCCCTAAAGATGTGGAACAAGGCCAATAACATTCTACCCAAGGTGAAAAGCACCAAACTGCATGCCGCCTATGCCAAGGCAAAGGAAAACGATGGCCACTATGAAGAAGCTATACGGAGCTATCGTATTGCGGGCGACTTGGATGCCTGTGTTAGGATCTATCTGGACCACCTGTGCGATCCACATGCAGCCTCTGAAATTGTTTTGGAGTCGCGTTCCATGGACTCGGCCaagctgctggccaagttTTACCAGAAGATTGGCGATGTAGAGCAGGCTCTCCAGTTCCTCGTCATCTGCGGCTGCGTAGAGGAGGCCTTCGCCCTTGCCCAGCGACACAACAAGTTAAGACGACACGGAGAGCTCTTGGAGCGCTATGAGAATGCCAAGTCCTCCGATTATCTCGCACTGGCACATTATTTTGAGGGTGAAAAGTATACTCTCCTTGCGGGCAAGTATTACTTCCTGGCTAGGGAATTTACCAAAGCCTTGAGATTTCTGCTGAAAGCATCGGCATTCAACAACGAGGAGCAGGTATCGCTATCGCTGGCCATTGACTGTGTGGCCACGTCGAACAACGAACAGTTGGCCTCCCAGATAATCGAGTTTCTGTTGGGCGAAGTAGATGGCGTACCCAAAGACCCACGCTATCTCTTTCGTTTGTACATGGCAAGGAAGCACTACAAGGATGCCGCAAAGACGGCGGTTATTATCGCAAATCAGGAACAGATCGCTGGAAATTACAAGTCGGCTAGGGATCTGTTGTACTCCATGTACCAGGAACTTCGTCGAAATAATCTTTCCGTCACGGCTGAGATGAGGCATCAGTTTATTTTACTACATCGCTACACCTTGGTGCGAATCCACGTCAAACTGGGCAATCATTTGCTGGCCGCCAAGCTGCTCGTCCAAGTAGCCGCCTGTATATCCCAGTTTCCGGAAC ATATCATTCCCATTCTCACCTCCACGGTAATTGAGTGTCATCGAGCTGGCCTAAAGAAGTCGGCGTTTACCTACGCCTCCACATTGATGCGTCCGGATTATCGGAATCAATTGGATCCCCGGTATTCGAAGAAGATCGAATCGATTGTCCGCAAGGCTCCCAAGGGCATCAAACAGTTGCGGGATGAGATCGATGACGAAACCATGGAGTGTCCCATTTGCGACTCGAACCTGGCCAATATGGAGGTGACCTGCTACAGCTGCAAGACCACACTGCCCATCTGCATTGCCACTGGGCAGCACATCATCAAGCAACTGATGACCTCCTGTCCGCAATGcgattttctttgttttcgcGCAGAGATGGAGAA TATTCTGTCGGAAAATGGAGAGTGTCCTATGTGCGGCGAGAACGTGGCTCCGGAGCAGCTCCTGGATGTGGAGGACATAAGGCCGTACATTCTGGCAGCCTCTTAA